The genomic region GTTCATCTTACCTTCCTTTTCACCAACCCACTGATCCGCCTCGTCTATACTCACACCGTTCGCCTCCCCGACTGTCATCACATCATATTGGCTGTACGTACGGTCTTTGAACTCCTGTAAAAATGCTTGAATACCCTTTTGATTCATGTGCATGTCAAAGGACGGTACGTAATGCTTTCCTTCAGGGTTGGGCATATCAGGTAACCCTGGACGTTTTTTGATATGACTAATGGCATCGATACGGAAGCCGTCAATGCCTTTGTCTAGCCACCAGTTCACTGTGTCATATAACTCAGAACGAACCACCTCATTCTCCCAGTTCAGGTCAGGCTGCTTCGTAGAAAAGACATGTAAATAATACTGATTCGTTTGCTCATCTAATTGCCAAGCAGATCCGCCAAATATACTTTCCCAGTTATTAGGTTCCTTGCCACCCCTACCGTCTCTCCAGATATACCAGTCTCTCTTAGGGTTGTCTTTTGACGAACGCGATTCGATAAACCACGGATGCTCATCGCTCGTATGATTAAGGACCAAATCTATAATTAATTTCATCCCACGCTGGTGTACTTCGGCTAATAGCGCGTCAAAATCTTGCATCGAGCCAAACTCATCCATAATATCCTTGTAATCTGATATATCATAGCCGTTATCATCATTTGGCGACTTATACATGGGGCAAATCCAGATGACGTCGATCCCCAAATCCTTAATATAATCTAATCTTTGAATAATGCCTCTCAAATCCCCTATTCCGTCCCCGTTAGAATCTTGGAAGCTGCGAGGATAAATCTGATAGCCTACGGCTTCTTTCCACCACACCTTTTTCATCTCTTAACACCTCTGTCTACTTGTGATCTCTTGCTTTTAATACGCTTCAATCTTTAACTTTGAACACAGCTTCATCTTTTAGTGCAATCGATTGCACTATAGGGCAATCGATTGCACTATAGGGCAAAAAAAAACAAATGATGGCCATTGCTACTCCATCCAGAGCCTTGTTTAAACCTATTCGCTAGGATGATTAGGTTTGACCACCTCGCATTGGACAGGACCTCATAGCTGACCATGTGAAACGCTTTCTCGTATATCCTACCATAATATGAACGATCCTGACGAGACTTTTTTCTAAAATAGTTGATACGTATCGTGCTAATCTTTATGCACCTGGAGCTTTTTCAAAATACCTTGATCGTATTGATAGATATCAAAATTTGTTTCATACAAATCTCCAACCTCAATATAGGTTTTATCATTTATTTCTCTTAATCTAGCATAATCGTTCCCTGTAGCTTCTGTTACATTAGTGTACTCAAATCGTTGTCCATTCCATCGTAGAATGTGTACAAAAGAGGGCACACTCCCCCTGGATGTTGCAACAAGTAGAGACGTACCATCATGGTTTAAATCTTCTTCTGTGGTGTTGTCAATAGCTAGTCGTACCCAGCTCTGTTCGGATTGTAGATAAACAAACATGTCTCTATCCTCTGATGTCGCCCCTCCACGACCAGCTAACTCAATATACGACCCTACATCTTCTCTCCTCTTAACGTCTATGGTGATAGGGTGGGGGTGATTCGATGTATTAAACGCATGATATTCCTTAAGGTAATAAAAGTGGCCCTCACTTTCTAAATAGGCGCCATACACCCCTTCTTCCTCCGCTACTAAATGGATGGTTAACGCATCCTGTGGAAAAGGCTCTGCTTCCACACGGATCAGTCGATAATCGATCCATTCTTCTGGTGGTGCTGCTTGACTTAAAACTTGATGAGAATCCCAAGCTTTGAAATCCAATTCAACCTCTTCTATGACGGAACCAAGGGTGATGGACCCATCATCGTCACTGTTGCCACTACTCTCACCTGTCACCTCGTCATTGACTTGTGATTCTTTCTCTTCTTCTTGCGGAGGATCTAATCTGAACTTGTACACAACGGCATATTCGGCAGAAAGGTAGTCAGATAAATCTAACGCTGCCGACGTTTCAGCTGATGTCCCTACAAACCACATGAATGCCTGCTCTTCGCCTGGCTTAACCTCCATTTGGTCAGGTACTGCCTGTAAATAAAATGTTTTAATAAGCAAATTATTTTCAAACTGCGATGAGAAAGATACGTTATTTCCCTGTTCCTTATCAAAGAGAGAGGCCTTGAGCAACAAGCAATCACCTTCGTCATCCTGACATTGTGTATCGGTGAGAGAAGTCAAGAATTCACGCTCGTAGGTCACCGGATCGCCTAGGGGCTTATTGGTGACTAGTTCGCCAGATGTACTTACTACACGACGCACTTTCTTTCCATTATGACATACCTCTACAGCGATTTCGTACTCCCTATTCCTGCCTTCGTAGGAAAGCTTAACACTTCCATGATCATCCTCTAAATAAGGTTTATACTTAGCTTCTTGTCCCTCAAACAGGGTTAAGGGCACGATGTACATGACATCCTCTTCTTGTGGATTAGACAACCCTACACATGCACTTAGGGTTAATGTCAGGAGCAAGAGAATTATGATAGTTGAAAAAAGCTTAGGGATCCAACAGGGCATACCTTTAAAGTCTGCATTCTCCTTAGTTGGTCTTCTCGTATGATCATTGTCACTCATCCTCTTCCTCCTTATCGTATGCGCTGTGTTATCAGACAGTGTGCTTCTCAGTGGTTTACTAACAGTCACGTCGGCACTTGACCATCTCATTTCTTCCAACTAAACGAAACACTTCCAATATAAACAAGGATGGCAGGACAATCAATCCGCCTTTCGACCTAACCTCAAAGCATACAGCTTATGAAATAAAAAACCAGCCTTGAATGAATCAAGCCTGGTTTTAGCCTCCGTATCGTGTATGATGGTCATTCATTATTTTGTATTATGCTTCTTCAAACAGCTTTTCCCCTCTATGCAAACGCATAGCAATACGTGCGGTGTGAGGCACTTCCCGAGAGGTAGGCGCATGTGCTGCGATATAACGTGTCGTGGCAATGATCATCGTGTCTTGAGCACGCTTTGCTAAATCAGTCTGTTCCTCTGACCAATGATCGTGCTCCGCTATGGCCGCCTCGTACATTTGGAAAGTATGAAACTCTGCATCTTCTCTGAGGAAAGCATGGGCCATCGTATTGAAGAGTGCTTCCTTGTCTCCCCCACGCGCTAAATACGTAACCACCCATTTTCCTGCTTGGTCCGTCTGTTGTTGTTTATTCAGTAATTCGAGCAGTTCATCGGTATTAGGTGGCGATTGGTCACTAAGATCTGGCTTTGGACGACGGGCAGAAGGCGTATTGAGGAATCGATCGAGATATATGCTCATGGCTGTATGGAAAACGGCACGTGTTAGCTCAGGAGAAGTCGATCGACGAAGTGATTCGTGAACGGCATGGGCATGGGTAAAAGTATGCAATACTGTGATCCAATCTCTCAATTCATTCTGCACATGAAAACGAGCCAATCGTTCTGCTGCTGCCAAAGAGACAATTTGTGCTAACCTGACGGGCGTCATTCCACTTTTCAACGCATGAAGCATAATCTCAATTGTGCGTTCAGGTCGATCACTCAGTAACTGCTCAATTAAAGCACCTTCATCCTGTTCATGTTTAACTTCCGTATTAACCTGTTGAGAGTCTAATATATGGGGTAGTTCTTCAAACGCGCTTTCTAATAATTCAACTAAGTTAACAGGGGACTGCCAGCTGTGTAACTCTTCACTCCGTGACGCACTGTCTAGTTCTGGTAGGAGGGAGGTCAAAACGTAGGAGCGATGCGCTTCACCGATATGTTCTAGCATTTCAAAAGCTTTATTATGAAAATCTAACGAGTGCCCTACATTCATATAATAGTGATCTGTCACTGGCGTCAGCATCATATCGTTAAGCAGTTCATTGCTGATCCCAGCCTCAATGGCAGTGAGTAATACCCTTTCAGCCCCTTGGACATCCCTGACCTCAATATTATGTCTATACCATTGAGAGAGTTGTGACATCGTAGATGCTGATGTTCTGTCTTTTACAGGTAGCGCCCCTAATAAAAAGCGTGTGCCCATCCTAGCACTCTCACGTGCAACATGAACCAAACCCTGATAAAGAGCTAAAATCTGTCCGTTTTTATCAAGTTTAGGTAAGACATTCGTCATGGCTGTCAAGATAGTCAATCCTGAGCGCCATCCTCTCTGTCGATGTTTGGTACCAAATTCAATGCCAATTTGGGCTATCTTGTGTGGTGATTCCCCTGCCTCGATTAATGCCACAACTGATTTTGCAATGACAAGGCCAAGATTCTGCTCTAGTCCTTCCCTTAGCCTGTTTTTGATGTTTGTTAGCGTTCGCTTAGTGTGTGGAACGGTGTAGACCCACACCTCGTTATTTTCGACATGAACAGGGTACGTCGTCACATCGTCTGCCCAGGGATCCATCGTTCCTCCACTTCGCACATCAAACCGAGCGTGGTGCCAGTGACAAGTGAGTAAGCCATCGCACAAACTACCCATATGTAAGGGGAATCCCAAGTGTGGACAACGGTTATCCACTGCAAAAAATGTCTCTTCATGATAGAAAACGGCGATTCCATGCTGCCCTCCTTTAATGACTTTTGCCCCAGCTTCCTTCACTTCTTCTACTGATCCAACAAGTAGCCTATTCTCTTTCGCTGTCTCCTGCTTTTGATTCATCCTTCAAACCTCCTAAACATTATAAATTTTCTGTAAACTAAATACATATTGGATGTATTATAA from Caldalkalibacillus salinus harbors:
- a CDS encoding glycoside hydrolase family 13 protein translates to MKKVWWKEAVGYQIYPRSFQDSNGDGIGDLRGIIQRLDYIKDLGIDVIWICPMYKSPNDDNGYDISDYKDIMDEFGSMQDFDALLAEVHQRGMKLIIDLVLNHTSDEHPWFIESRSSKDNPKRDWYIWRDGRGGKEPNNWESIFGGSAWQLDEQTNQYYLHVFSTKQPDLNWENEVVRSELYDTVNWWLDKGIDGFRIDAISHIKKRPGLPDMPNPEGKHYVPSFDMHMNQKGIQAFLQEFKDRTYSQYDVMTVGEANGVSIDEADQWVGEKEGKMNMIFQFEHLNLWDVETQPTLDIVGLKKALTRWQKGLENRGWNALFIENHDKPRVVSTWGNDQEYWRESATSMATMYFLMQGTPFIYQGQEIGMTNVQFDTIEDYDDVAVKNLYNIKKEEGVPDADIMHVIWSSSRDNSRTPMQWSSEMNAGFTQGTPWMKVNPNYKDINVEVQSQQPDSVLSYYKQMIRLKKDHDVFTYGTYDLVQEDHEHIYAYTRTLDTERYIVLANLSPNEAEWKDDRYQLSSTHLILQNYDVPEHDNVTQCTFRPFEARVYQLS
- a CDS encoding Rieske (2Fe-2S) protein, whose product is MNQKQETAKENRLLVGSVEEVKEAGAKVIKGGQHGIAVFYHEETFFAVDNRCPHLGFPLHMGSLCDGLLTCHWHHARFDVRSGGTMDPWADDVTTYPVHVENNEVWVYTVPHTKRTLTNIKNRLREGLEQNLGLVIAKSVVALIEAGESPHKIAQIGIEFGTKHRQRGWRSGLTILTAMTNVLPKLDKNGQILALYQGLVHVARESARMGTRFLLGALPVKDRTSASTMSQLSQWYRHNIEVRDVQGAERVLLTAIEAGISNELLNDMMLTPVTDHYYMNVGHSLDFHNKAFEMLEHIGEAHRSYVLTSLLPELDSASRSEELHSWQSPVNLVELLESAFEELPHILDSQQVNTEVKHEQDEGALIEQLLSDRPERTIEIMLHALKSGMTPVRLAQIVSLAAAERLARFHVQNELRDWITVLHTFTHAHAVHESLRRSTSPELTRAVFHTAMSIYLDRFLNTPSARRPKPDLSDQSPPNTDELLELLNKQQQTDQAGKWVVTYLARGGDKEALFNTMAHAFLREDAEFHTFQMYEAAIAEHDHWSEEQTDLAKRAQDTMIIATTRYIAAHAPTSREVPHTARIAMRLHRGEKLFEEA